The sequence GCTTAAGAGGGAAGGATCTGCTACGAACGGCCAGCCGGGCATCAGTCAGCGGTGAGATAACGGTCCCTGAGACTATTCAGGCCCGACGCATCCAGGCCGACACACGTCTCGATATAGGCGTCCATCGATCCATAGTGCTTGTCCACGCAGTCGTAGGCCGTTTGCAGGTACTCGGGGCGGGCATCCATGATCGCGTCGACCGCTTCGTCAGGACAGGGCTTGCCGATCATGTTGCTGACCAGCGTACTCATCAGCTCTCGCCGGACGTTGCTGGCGTCGACCATTCGGCGGGCCGACAGCTGATAGTCAGCGACAATGACTTTCCGCGCTACGCCGAGTGCATGAAGAATAACCGCGACGGCAAAACCGGTGCGGTCCTTGCCCGCTGCGCAATGAACCAGCACGGGCACCTTACCCGTCTCGAACAACCCGAACAGTTTCGGCAGATGCGGCGCCAGCATGCCCGGCAGACGCCGGTATACCTCGAACATCATGGCCTCGGCGCCCGCAAGATCCGGGCTTTCAGTCAACAGGCTCGACACGCTTTTGTCGGCGCGCATGTCGCCGGTGACCTCAAGTGCCAGCTGCTCAAGTTCAACAGGCAGATTGTTGGGCGTCCGCTGGCGCTCACCCTCGCTGCGCAGGTCACATACGGTCTTTACGCCAAGGGTCCTGAGGGTTTCCCAGCCCTCGGCGGCAAGCATGTGCAGCTGGTCGGACCGTAGCAACGTATGCTCGGCGATGCGCCGGCCGTCATGGGCCGGCAAGCCTTTGAGACTACGAAAATTATCGGTGCCTGCTAACTGCAGATTCATCGGGACTCTCATATCTGAATGCTCGAACGTTCGCCTAATGTGATCAAGCGGAGGCGAATCCCCGAAATTGGGTGAGATCCAGGTTGTCGGTCACCGGCGGTTTAAGGAAATAGCACACCTGAAGTTTGCCTGGTGAGAAACGGTAGGTTTCGATGCTTTCAATGGCCAGCCCGGTATTATTCAGGCAATTGCGATGATGAGCCGCAACGTCGTTGCCGTTGTAGATGGTCTCCACCACTTCCAGAGAGATGTCCGCATTGTGCTTGTCGAACATCTCTTCGAGGATAAACCAGCCATCACGCGTGTCAGTGCGACCGGCATATTCGATGACCAGCGACTCAGGCGCAATTTGGCGATAGCAGTCAAGAAAGGCCTCGCGATCGTGGGCGTTCCATGCCGAGACCTGGCCCTTCATAAAACGTTGGATACTTTCAGCATTCAGTTGCGTCGTCATTTCGATTGCACTCCGTTTATTGTTTTTGTTCGTTACACCATGATCCAAGCCATCAATCGTCCAGCAAATGCCGGAACTGCGGGAGAACCTGGCGCGCGCCCTCGCCCAGCTTCACGTGGCGGCGTGGCGCTTTGCCGGCGGTCAGCGTTTTCACGGTTTCGAAATCCTCCGCCGCGGCGAAGAATCGCTCCACCATGATGCGCCCGTCCTGGCCCCACTCATCGACATTGGCCAGCCATGCTTGCATGCCATACATGGGCCAGCGGCGAAACTGTTCCCAGGCGGCGTCCTGTCCAAGTACGCCTTCGGCGCCCAGGCTGATCAGCTTCTCGCGGTAGACCTTGACCAGATCCCAGGCCGAAGCCCGCCGCTCCTCGATTGTCAGCGCCCCAAGCATGAAATAGGCAATATCGCGCCATGGCCGCCCCTTGCGCACAAGCTGCCAATCAAGCCAGACCCGCTCGCCGCTGTCGCGCAGAAAGCTGTTGCCCTGGTGAGAATCGCCATGGACCAGGCAGATGGGGGTCTCCTGCTCAAGTTCATAAGCGCGCAACTCGTCAAAGGCATGCCCAAACAGCTCCGGTGTTTCATACATCCACTTCGGCAGGATGGCCTGGTACTCAGGCTTGCGCAGATTCAGCCGAATGTAGTCGTACATGCGTAAAAACTGATCGTAGTCGACCGGGTGATCCATGGACGTGGGCAGCCAGCTCTGTGCCTTGAGTTCAGAACTTCCCCACAGTGCGGCATGCAACATCGCCAGTGACTCCAGCCCCTGGGCCACGCCATCGACGCCGAGGTGATGGGTACTGTGACCGAACTGGCCTGGCGCCATTCCGAGGTCTTCCATCACGACGACGCCCCGACCCCCACCATCGCCATCCCAGTCGGAAAAATAGCTGTCCGGCACCGGCGTGTGCAGACGCTCGCGCATGAAGTGGTAGAAGCGTGCCTCCAACTCGCAGATCTCGCCGCTCTCGAACCCTTCCGACCAGTTGGACTTGAGGCAAACGTTGCGCGGAATGCCAGCGGCCTGGCCAACCTCATTGAGGTCCAGCGCGAGCCTTAGCTTGGTGGTGTGCCCGTTACGCACCTCTACCTGCTCGAAATCATTCACCGCGATCCCGGGGTAGCGGTTCTGAAGCAGGCTAGTCAACCATTGGGGTGTGACGTCTTGCAGGTGGCGAGGAAGCTGCCCCTGACGAGCAGGATAAGGGCGCTTTGTTCGCAACTCTTCGATACTGGTCATTGTTGTATTTTATCTCTGAAGGCGAAATGCCAGCGGCTTCATGTAGAAACCGTACGACAGCGGAAACGCACTTAATTCACGTATTCGGCGTAAACCCGAGTGTTGATCAGCCGCGCTGCGTCATCAAGGCAAACACGCTCTCGATACGATTGAGTTGTTTTACCGGCGGTCAAATGCTGGAGTCGAAATGCTCATCGGAAAATAGCTGTTGATGCTTGAGGGCGTGGGTCAATCGGACCTGCTCGAGGGCGCCGGGGCTATATCAAGATTTACCAAACCGGAAACAGTGGCGGTTGACTATTGGTAAAACAAAAATACGGCTCGCGCATAGTCAACATGGCAACGTGTTGCATATATATAAAGCCGCCTGATGTCGCGGCAAAGGAGCGTTGCAGATGCAAACACAGAATCGCTCGAAGTCTGATAAGCGCCAAACAATGAGCCGAATGCTTGCCGCCGCGCATCAGGAGTTTTGTAATAAGGGACTGGCCGGCGGGCGTATTGACGAAATAGCCCGCAATGCTGGCGTTACCAAACAGCTGATCTTCCACTATTACGGATCGAAGGAAGGCCTGTTTGTCGCGGTGCTTGACGAAACCTCTGACAGACTCATGACCGGGTGGGTCGATTTCGATGTCGAGCAGCTGACCCCGACGCAAGCGCTTCGAGCCTTGCTCAACCACATCTTCGATCAATATCGCAACGATCCCTTGCTCGCCAGGTTGGCGCAGGAGGGCGTTCGCTATCACGATTACAATCAAACGCCGCGCAACCGCTTCCTGGAACTGGCACCGGCCCTGGTCGATAAGGTTGGCAGGATCGTCCAGCGAGGCATTGAATGCCGTAGTTTCAAGCCGGACACCCAGCCTCGGCTGCTGCTTGCCACCGCGGCTCTCATCGCTACCGGCTGGTTTACCAACGCTTACTCCACCTCAGCGCTGGTCGGCCTCGATACTGCTTCCGAGGAAGGTATGGAAACCTGGCGCAAACACTGTGCCGATTTCATTCTGGCCAGCATCGTCGCGACGCATGGAGAAGAACCGCGCAGCCCTCGCGCCGATTGATCATCGCGTTCTGCCGGGTTTCGCGCAGGTCTCGTTAGGGGCGCTCGATTCATTGGAGCGCTCATGGTCATCTCACCGTTACGTCATAGAGCGTAACGTGGGCTGCGCTTATAACGCCTGCTCGACACCGTGACCGAATCTTGCGTTCGCTGTATGGTGCGCGACTAGCCTGAGTGGTCGCACTGAGTTGGTGAAGGGTAACGGGATGGCGAAGGGCAAAGACATATCGATGCGCCAGCTGCGCTACTTCATGGCCGCGGCTGAGGCAGGGCAGCTTTCCCAGGCAGCGGTGAAGGTGCATGTATCGCAATCGGCCATTACCGCCGCCGTTCTGCAACTTGAACAGACATTGGGCGTTCGGTTGTTCGACCGGCTGCCTTACGGCGTCACCCTGACCGCAGAGGGGCATAAGTTCGCCCAGCATGCGGGCCATATTCTCGACACGCTGCAGGACGCGCTCAGCGAGCCGCTTTTTCTGAGCCATTCGATCCAAGGGGTGATTCGCGTCGGGGCTTCTTACACGGTGCTCGGCTATTTTCTGCCGTCGCTGCTGGCGCGGTTCAAGCGGAGCTATCCACAGGTGGAAATCGACCTGGTGGACATGGATCGGCCTGTCATCGAAGACGCCATCGCTGCAGGGAGGTTGGATATGGGGCTTTCCATCGTCTCCAATACCGCGAACCTGCAGCGCTTCGAGCATCAGGTGCTGATTCGCTCGCGACGCCAGTTGTGGCTTGCCAGCGAGCATCCGCTGATGCAGGCCTCGGTTATCACACTCGAAGACGTGGCGCGTCACCCCTACATACTGCCCACCGTGGATGAAGGGGAGAGCTCCACCTATCGCTACTGGAGTTCTCGCGGCCTGGAGCCGAATGTGGCGTTCCGGACGTCTTCGATGGAAGGATTGCGAGGGCTGGTGGCCCATGGCTTCGGCGTTACGATTCTCTCCGACATGCTCTATAGGGCGTGGTCCCTGGAAGGCAAGAAGATCGAGGCGCGGCCGCTGGTGGACACCATCCCGCCCATGGAGCTGGGCTTGACCTGGCGCCGCGAGACGGAATTGCCGCAAGCGGCTGAAGCGTTTCGCCAGTTTTTGGTCATGGCGTGCGCATCCTGAGTGGCCATCAGATCGGCTCAACGCCAATTTCGCTCATACTCAGTTGCGATCAGATGATCTTGCTCTCGGCCAGCCTGCGCAGCAATGGCGCGCCGAGTCGGATTCAGCGGATTCCTGCCCATCGCCGCTGCCGATGCGCGGTCCGGACCAATAATCTGGACGCGTGTTCCTGCCTGTTCGAGTTTCGCTATCTGCCTGGCCAGCGTACGACCAGGAATTCCTTGGCGCACACCAAGGGGTGACAAGATGATCACTCCTGATGAACGCTCGGCTAGATCGGCATTGCTTGAACTTCGAATCCCACCGTCCATGTATTGCCGTCCGTCGATATTCACCGGCGGCCAGATACCGGGCACGGCACAGCTGGCAGCGACCGCATCGGTCAGCGTCACGCCAGATTGCCGGTCGAAAACTCTGGTTTCGCCAGTCAGCACATCTACAGCGACAACGGCCAAGGGCTTTGCTGGCCAGTCCTGTCGAGGATGCAGCCGGGCAGCAATGACGGCCTGCCTGGCTTGGGCATTCCCGGCCCCGGCTCGTAGCGCCAGCTGACCAATTCGCTGGGTGCGCTCAATCGGAGCATTCAGCTTTGGCAATACGGAAATTGCTAACGGCAGTAATCGCAGCAGTCGTATTTGAGGCGCGAGCTCCTGAACCTGTTTCGATGCATTGACCTGGCGCTCGTACAACTCTCCCAGATCACTGTCTTCGCGGATCTGCGCCGCAACCGTGGCGCCGGCAGAGGTGCCAAGCATTCTGCCGCACTCGCGTAGGTCGAGACCTTTCTCGCTCAAACCGAACAGCAGCCCGGTCATCCAGGCGATGCCAGTGATTCCTCCGCCGCCTAAAACCAGGGAATGGTCGGTAAACATGGCTGTTGTCCTTGGCACACAGGTAGGTGGGCATCACCAGAGCGACATCAGAACATGCCGGATCGTGGGCAATGTATTTATATGAACAAATATCGAGTATATGCCTATATTCTTTGGGTGCGCATATGCTGGTGCAGGGGGCGCAAACAGAACCGAGAAATCCCCGAGGGGACCATCAAACAAGAAAAGGATTGGAATGCCATGCTGATCGATGTCCACGCTCATTTGTTGACCGAAGGAATGTTCAACCGCCACGAATTCTGGGGGCCATTCATGAAGGTCCAGGGGCTTACGGTCGGGCATTTCGCGCTCGGCACCAAGCAGCCCGCCAAAGCATCCTCGGATGAAGAAGCTCAGGCCAACCTTCTTGCGCGAATGAGCCATGAAAGCCGACGCAAGCTGATGGCGGAGCGGGGCGTCGACAAACTTGTCATGTCCACCCCGTCCCATTGCTTCATGTACTGGGCCGGCGATTTCGCAAACGAATATGCACGTGTCTGCAACGACGAGCTGTCTGCGTTCTGCCGCAAGGATCCAGACCATTTCGATTTCTGGTGCCACGCGAACCTGGCGGACCCGGAAGCGGCGGCGAAGGAAATTGATCGCGCCGTGCGACAGCTGGGCGCGCGGGGCGTCTGCGTAGGCGGGGCCAATTTCAATGGGCTGCAAGCGCATGACGAGCAGTTGTTCCCCGTCTGGGAGAAGCTATCGCAGCTTGATGTGCCGATCATGGTCCACGGCTTCAACCAGTCGATTTACTGGGGCGAAAAGCATACCGATGACAAGTTCGAAACGACTTCGATCGTTGGCGATTGTGTCGATGAGACATTGTTCTTCTGGTATCTGATCTGCGGCGGCGCGCTGGACGTATTTCCTAACCTGAAGACCTACATCACCCACGCTGGCGGCATGGCGGTTTTCCAGCTCGGCCGCCTGAGTGAACTCAATCGCGCCATGGCGCCGGACAGCCGAAACAAACGGCCGTTGATGGAGTACATGCCCAACTTCTATTTCGATCTGGATGTGCATGCGCCAGGCCTGCGGCGTGGCGTAGCAGAAGTGGTCGGCGCGGATCGCCTGCTATACGGCACCAATTTTGGTGGCGCCTATGATCATGGCGATCTGACTCATGGCCTGGGTTTGTCCGAGCATGAACGTGAGCGCATCCGCAGCGGCAATGCCATCGAGCTGCTCAAACTGGACGTTTCCGTGCCGGTAGTCTGAGGCGGCGGTGGGCCAGCGATGCGTCGCTGGCTCATCTGCCCCAGGGCAATGCCGAACAGGATCAGGCCGCCGCCAACCGCATGGTAAAGATGCAGCGTCTCGCCGAGCAGCATGATTGCCAGCATGGCCGTGAACAGCGGTACCAGATTCATCAGCGCGGCGGTTTTTTCCGCTCCCAGCGAGGCGAGTCCACGCATCCATAACCCTGGCGCCATGGCGGAGGCGAAAAGGCCGGCGAAGAGCACCAGTGGCAGGTTGTCGGCGGTCAAGGCCACCGAGGGCGTCAGTAGATAAGCCGGTACCAGTACCAAGGTGCCGCAGAGTATTTGCACATACAGCGATACCCAGGTGGGCAATGGAATCTGCCAGCGTTTGACCAGAACGCAATAGAGCGCATAGGACAAAGACGCCATCAGCATCATGAACTCGCCTTTGCCTATGCCCTGGCGAAGGAGCGTGCCCAGGTCGCCAGTGCTGATCAACCAGGCCAGTCCGAGAAAGGATATGAGCGCGCCTGCAAGCGTCCCCGCCGTGGGCCTGGCGCGTAGCAGCGGGATGGCCAGAAGAACCGTCAGCATGGGCATGGTTGCCAGAATTAGCCCCATAGACGTAGCGGTGATGCTGTAAGCAGCGAAATAGGCCAGCGACTGGTACAGCGACATGCCCAGGCAACCTAGAGCGAACAGTTTTGCAAGATGTGTTTGAATTGTTCGCCGAATGCTCCAGACCGTTGTAAACACGAAGGGTGTTATCACAACGGCTGCAACGAGCCAACGGTAGAAGGAAATGGCTGCAGGGTCGATCAGGCCTACAGCCATTCGATTCACCACGGTGCTGGCAGCCCATATCAGTGTGGCCAGCACGGGAAACAGCAGATTCATCAAACCGGGCATAAAAAGTCCAGTAACCGGCGGTGCCAGCGACGCCGGCAGATGCTCTGCCGACGTGCCTGACAGCCAGTGTAGTGGCTGGTCCCTCTGTCAATTAGCGGTGTTTCGCGCCTTGATGGCCGCGGCGAAGTCGCGCTTGAGGGTAGGGAAGTAGGCAATCTGTCCACCCATGCCGCCGGCGATATCGATCGATGCGGCACTGATGAAGCTCGCATATTCACTGGATAGGAACAACACCATACCGGATACGTCCTCGGGTTTACCGTAACGGCCAACCGGCACCACTTTCATGACCATCTCGTCAAACTCTTCACGGCTTACGCCGGGGCCCATTTCTTTGTAATGACGGTCCCATTGCCCGGTATCGATCCAACCCATGTTCAGGCTGTTCACAAGAATATTTTCTTTCGCCAGCGACATCCCCAGCGACTTGGACAGCGCGACACAGGACGCGCGGTTGATCACCGATGGGATGCCGTCGGGCGTGGGAATAGTCCCGGCCAGCGCGTTGATCTCGACGATTCGCCCCCAATTCTGCTTACGCATATGGGGTACCACGGCCTGAACGAAACGGAAATGCCCCATCTGTAAGACATTGGCGTGTTCGAGAATCGATTCAGGGGTGAGGGTATCGATATTTCCGCTACGGCCTTGACCGGCGTTGTTCACCAGTACATCCACGCCACCCCAGGTCTCGGCCACTTCATCGACGAAGCGGCGCACGCCGTCCGTGTCGGTTACGTCGACCGCGCGTGCGATCACGCCAGCGGCTTTCTCGGCAAGTTCCTGGCCAGCTGCTTCAACGGCTTCCAAAGATCTCGCACAGATCGCGACGCGCGCACCTTCAGCAGCAAATGCACGTGCGATGGCCAATCCGATGCCTCTGGAGGCGCCGGTAACGATGACGCGTTTGTCGCTCAAATCGAAGTTCATTTGGATACTTGTCTCTGCATGGCCGTCTGGCGGATGACCAAAACGGCGTTTCGAACGATGAAAAAACACCTGTCATGAAGAAAAATGAACGAATTCATGATAAATGTCTATATTTATGGTCGCAGCCCGTTTGCGGATCGGGGTTTGGTAGGCGGGCTTCGACGGAATTCTGGATAAAGAATCAAAATCTCCATGTGGAATTTTAAGGAGATATCCGCTAGGGTTGGCCTAAGCATCGGGAGCTAATCGGCCCATGCTATTCATGCGCACAGCGATCGCAACGGTTTCGCCAGGCGTAGCAAGGCTTCTCAGGTTGAATACGTTTCGGTGTAAGCCACTGAAAATAAAAATAAAAGGATCACAACAATGAAAGAATGCCGCCGTTTTAGAACTCAGCCAACGCAGCTCACCCGCATTGCTATCGCGGTCGCTATGCTTGCCGGCGCCGGGACAGCCAGTGCGGTTCAAGTCGATCTGGGGAACCCGGATTACCGGCTGCGCTGGGACAACACGGTGCGATACAACCTGGGAATAAGGATGGAAGACCAGGACAATCGCATCATGAATACCCCTACCACTGACGAATCGGATGGAAAATTCGATAAGGGCGACATCGTCACCAATCGTCTCGATTTACTGACCGAGATCGACTTCGCCTATAAGTATCTGCTGGGTGCCCGCCTTAGCGCCGCGGGCTGGTATGACCATGCCTACCGTGACGACGACGTGGATAGCAACATCCCTGGCTATTCGACCAGCTACTATGGCAATAAATACAGCTCAGAGGTCGATCGCTACGCTCACGGTCCTTCTGGCGAAATTCTCGATGCCTTTATCTGGACCAACCTGGACATCGGCCCGGTACCCGTGAACATCAAGGTGGGCCGCCATACCAATTACTGGGGCGAAGGCTTGCTGTTCGGTGCACACTCAATCTCTTATTCCCAGGCTCCGACTGACGCGGTGAAAGCGGTGACCAGCCCGGGCATCGAAACCAAGGAAGTGTTCTTGCCGTTGGGGCAGGTGTCGGTAAAGGCTCAGGTGACCGATAACCTTTCGATCATGGCCCAGCAATTCTTCGAGTGGGACAATACGCGGTTTCCGTACGGCGGCACCTATTTTGGCCCGGCGGATCCTTTCTTCGAAGGCCCGGATCGGTTTCCGTTGGCCCCCGGTTTCAATCTAGACCATGCCAATACCAAGCGCGGCCGCGATACCGCAAACTGGGGTGTGATGGGTCGGCTCAATGTTGAGCAGATAGAAGCCACCGTTGGCGCTTACTATCGCGAGTTCGATGACTATCAGCCTTGGCTAGCGCCAGAGATCGACTTGGCGGGCGGCACTTATCGGCTTGTACATCCAGAGGGCGTCAAGCTGGCTGGCTTGAGTTTTTCCCGCGTATTCAATTCCGTTTCCGTAGGTATGGATCTTTCTTACCGCAAGGGCGGTGCCTTGAACGCAACGGGTGTAAGCCTTGTTGACGACGAGGGTCCTCGCGGCGACACCATTCACTTCGTTGCAAACGCAGTCTACGGTGTGCCACGGAACTTCATTGCCAATAACGCGACCTTGGTTGGTGAATTTGCGTACAGCCACTTGGACAAGGTGACCAAGCATGAAGAACTCTACAAGGGCGACGGTTATGCGGCGTGTCGTGATGCGCGCAGTTCAGCCCTTCCAGGAGGCAAGGAAGACGGTTGCTCGACCGACGACTACTACGCTGTAGCTGTGAACTATACCCCTCAATACCTTTCGATCTTCCCGTCTTGGGACCTGGAGGTTCCGTTTACCGTCAACTACGGGATTAGCGGAAACGCGGCAAGCGCGGGCGGCGGTAGCGAAGGAGCCCTAGCTTGGTCCGTAGGTGCAAAAATGACTTACATCCAGCGCCACGAATTCAGCCTGCGTTACGCAGACACTTCTGCCCAGGAAAAGAATCTGCTCAACGGCGGGGTAGGCGGCAACGGTGCTGTGGGTACCACCGATCGCGGTTGGCTTGCGTTTACCTATAAAACTTCCTTCTAAAACTTATAAAAGGGGAATTCAATGAAACTCCAAGT comes from Stutzerimonas stutzeri and encodes:
- a CDS encoding tyrosine-protein phosphatase; amino-acid sequence: MNLQLAGTDNFRSLKGLPAHDGRRIAEHTLLRSDQLHMLAAEGWETLRTLGVKTVCDLRSEGERQRTPNNLPVELEQLALEVTGDMRADKSVSSLLTESPDLAGAEAMMFEVYRRLPGMLAPHLPKLFGLFETGKVPVLVHCAAGKDRTGFAVAVILHALGVARKVIVADYQLSARRMVDASNVRRELMSTLVSNMIGKPCPDEAVDAIMDARPEYLQTAYDCVDKHYGSMDAYIETCVGLDASGLNSLRDRYLTAD
- a CDS encoding phosphotransferase: MTSIEELRTKRPYPARQGQLPRHLQDVTPQWLTSLLQNRYPGIAVNDFEQVEVRNGHTTKLRLALDLNEVGQAAGIPRNVCLKSNWSEGFESGEICELEARFYHFMRERLHTPVPDSYFSDWDGDGGGRGVVVMEDLGMAPGQFGHSTHHLGVDGVAQGLESLAMLHAALWGSSELKAQSWLPTSMDHPVDYDQFLRMYDYIRLNLRKPEYQAILPKWMYETPELFGHAFDELRAYELEQETPICLVHGDSHQGNSFLRDSGERVWLDWQLVRKGRPWRDIAYFMLGALTIEERRASAWDLVKVYREKLISLGAEGVLGQDAAWEQFRRWPMYGMQAWLANVDEWGQDGRIMVERFFAAAEDFETVKTLTAGKAPRRHVKLGEGARQVLPQFRHLLDD
- a CDS encoding DMT family transporter, producing the protein MPGLMNLLFPVLATLIWAASTVVNRMAVGLIDPAAISFYRWLVAAVVITPFVFTTVWSIRRTIQTHLAKLFALGCLGMSLYQSLAYFAAYSITATSMGLILATMPMLTVLLAIPLLRARPTAGTLAGALISFLGLAWLISTGDLGTLLRQGIGKGEFMMLMASLSYALYCVLVKRWQIPLPTWVSLYVQILCGTLVLVPAYLLTPSVALTADNLPLVLFAGLFASAMAPGLWMRGLASLGAEKTAALMNLVPLFTAMLAIMLLGETLHLYHAVGGGLILFGIALGQMSQRRIAGPPPPQTTGTETSSLSSSMALPLRMRSRSCSDKPRP
- a CDS encoding DUF1302 domain-containing protein, with amino-acid sequence MKECRRFRTQPTQLTRIAIAVAMLAGAGTASAVQVDLGNPDYRLRWDNTVRYNLGIRMEDQDNRIMNTPTTDESDGKFDKGDIVTNRLDLLTEIDFAYKYLLGARLSAAGWYDHAYRDDDVDSNIPGYSTSYYGNKYSSEVDRYAHGPSGEILDAFIWTNLDIGPVPVNIKVGRHTNYWGEGLLFGAHSISYSQAPTDAVKAVTSPGIETKEVFLPLGQVSVKAQVTDNLSIMAQQFFEWDNTRFPYGGTYFGPADPFFEGPDRFPLAPGFNLDHANTKRGRDTANWGVMGRLNVEQIEATVGAYYREFDDYQPWLAPEIDLAGGTYRLVHPEGVKLAGLSFSRVFNSVSVGMDLSYRKGGALNATGVSLVDDEGPRGDTIHFVANAVYGVPRNFIANNATLVGEFAYSHLDKVTKHEELYKGDGYAACRDARSSALPGGKEDGCSTDDYYAVAVNYTPQYLSIFPSWDLEVPFTVNYGISGNAASAGGGSEGALAWSVGAKMTYIQRHEFSLRYADTSAQEKNLLNGGVGGNGAVGTTDRGWLAFTYKTSF
- a CDS encoding nuclear transport factor 2 family protein; the protein is MTTQLNAESIQRFMKGQVSAWNAHDREAFLDCYRQIAPESLVIEYAGRTDTRDGWFILEEMFDKHNADISLEVVETIYNGNDVAAHHRNCLNNTGLAIESIETYRFSPGKLQVCYFLKPPVTDNLDLTQFRGFASA
- a CDS encoding TetR/AcrR family transcriptional regulator, yielding MQTQNRSKSDKRQTMSRMLAAAHQEFCNKGLAGGRIDEIARNAGVTKQLIFHYYGSKEGLFVAVLDETSDRLMTGWVDFDVEQLTPTQALRALLNHIFDQYRNDPLLARLAQEGVRYHDYNQTPRNRFLELAPALVDKVGRIVQRGIECRSFKPDTQPRLLLATAALIATGWFTNAYSTSALVGLDTASEEGMETWRKHCADFILASIVATHGEEPRSPRAD
- a CDS encoding patatin-like phospholipase family protein, translating into MFTDHSLVLGGGGITGIAWMTGLLFGLSEKGLDLRECGRMLGTSAGATVAAQIREDSDLGELYERQVNASKQVQELAPQIRLLRLLPLAISVLPKLNAPIERTQRIGQLALRAGAGNAQARQAVIAARLHPRQDWPAKPLAVVAVDVLTGETRVFDRQSGVTLTDAVAASCAVPGIWPPVNIDGRQYMDGGIRSSSNADLAERSSGVIILSPLGVRQGIPGRTLARQIAKLEQAGTRVQIIGPDRASAAAMGRNPLNPTRRAIAAQAGREQDHLIATEYERNWR
- a CDS encoding SDR family oxidoreductase translates to MNFDLSDKRVIVTGASRGIGLAIARAFAAEGARVAICARSLEAVEAAGQELAEKAAGVIARAVDVTDTDGVRRFVDEVAETWGGVDVLVNNAGQGRSGNIDTLTPESILEHANVLQMGHFRFVQAVVPHMRKQNWGRIVEINALAGTIPTPDGIPSVINRASCVALSKSLGMSLAKENILVNSLNMGWIDTGQWDRHYKEMGPGVSREEFDEMVMKVVPVGRYGKPEDVSGMVLFLSSEYASFISAASIDIAGGMGGQIAYFPTLKRDFAAAIKARNTAN
- a CDS encoding LysR family transcriptional regulator, whose product is MAKGKDISMRQLRYFMAAAEAGQLSQAAVKVHVSQSAITAAVLQLEQTLGVRLFDRLPYGVTLTAEGHKFAQHAGHILDTLQDALSEPLFLSHSIQGVIRVGASYTVLGYFLPSLLARFKRSYPQVEIDLVDMDRPVIEDAIAAGRLDMGLSIVSNTANLQRFEHQVLIRSRRQLWLASEHPLMQASVITLEDVARHPYILPTVDEGESSTYRYWSSRGLEPNVAFRTSSMEGLRGLVAHGFGVTILSDMLYRAWSLEGKKIEARPLVDTIPPMELGLTWRRETELPQAAEAFRQFLVMACAS
- a CDS encoding amidohydrolase family protein encodes the protein MLIDVHAHLLTEGMFNRHEFWGPFMKVQGLTVGHFALGTKQPAKASSDEEAQANLLARMSHESRRKLMAERGVDKLVMSTPSHCFMYWAGDFANEYARVCNDELSAFCRKDPDHFDFWCHANLADPEAAAKEIDRAVRQLGARGVCVGGANFNGLQAHDEQLFPVWEKLSQLDVPIMVHGFNQSIYWGEKHTDDKFETTSIVGDCVDETLFFWYLICGGALDVFPNLKTYITHAGGMAVFQLGRLSELNRAMAPDSRNKRPLMEYMPNFYFDLDVHAPGLRRGVAEVVGADRLLYGTNFGGAYDHGDLTHGLGLSEHERERIRSGNAIELLKLDVSVPVV